One Mesorhizobium loti genomic window carries:
- a CDS encoding adenosylmethionine-8-amino-7-oxononanoateaminotransferase, giving the protein MSQSQVWHPFTQHALELAIPEIVRTEGAYLHKADGTRILDAISSWWVVTHGHRHPRIIKAIETTAASLDQIIFAGFTHEPAERLAKALVGLAPSGLDWVFYSDSGSTSVEVALKMALGYFRNIDAPRSRIVVMEHSYHGDTIGTMSVGARGAFNAAYEPLLFEVDTIPFPAAGREQETLDRFEAVARDRRAAALIVEPLVLGAGGMLMYPAWVLAELKKIAETSGTLLIADEVMTGWGRTGTMFACEQASISPDILCTSKGLTGGAIPLAATLATDAIFQAHYSEDRKKTFFHSSSYTANPIACAAALANVEIWRDEPVAERVAALSAKQAAGLQRFRDNPYFTDCRATGTIAALDLRTGSAGYLAEIGPKLRAFFLERGLLVRPLGNVLYLLPPYCITGGELDALYDAIEEAAERFGSRP; this is encoded by the coding sequence ATGTCGCAGTCTCAAGTCTGGCATCCCTTCACCCAGCACGCGCTCGAGCTCGCCATCCCTGAAATCGTCCGGACGGAAGGCGCCTACCTCCACAAGGCCGACGGCACGCGCATCCTGGATGCCATTTCCTCCTGGTGGGTCGTCACCCACGGCCACCGCCATCCCCGCATCATCAAGGCCATCGAGACGACCGCGGCGAGCCTCGACCAGATCATCTTCGCCGGCTTCACGCACGAGCCGGCCGAACGTCTGGCCAAGGCGCTTGTCGGTCTCGCTCCTTCCGGCCTCGACTGGGTGTTCTATTCCGACAGCGGCTCGACCTCAGTCGAAGTCGCGTTGAAGATGGCGCTCGGCTATTTCCGCAACATCGACGCGCCGCGCTCCCGCATCGTCGTCATGGAGCACAGCTATCATGGCGACACCATCGGGACGATGAGCGTCGGTGCCCGTGGCGCGTTTAACGCCGCCTACGAACCTTTGCTGTTCGAGGTCGACACCATCCCCTTCCCGGCCGCGGGACGCGAACAAGAGACGCTGGATCGGTTCGAGGCAGTTGCCCGCGACCGGCGCGCGGCCGCGCTGATCGTCGAACCGCTCGTGCTAGGCGCCGGCGGCATGCTGATGTATCCGGCCTGGGTTCTGGCCGAATTGAAGAAGATCGCAGAAACCTCCGGCACGTTGCTGATCGCCGATGAAGTAATGACCGGCTGGGGGCGGACCGGAACCATGTTCGCCTGCGAGCAGGCGTCCATTTCTCCGGACATCCTATGCACGTCGAAGGGCTTGACCGGTGGCGCGATCCCTTTGGCGGCCACGCTCGCCACCGATGCCATCTTCCAGGCCCATTATTCCGAAGACCGTAAGAAAACCTTCTTTCATTCGAGCTCATACACCGCCAATCCGATTGCCTGCGCGGCAGCACTCGCCAATGTCGAGATCTGGCGCGACGAGCCGGTGGCCGAGCGGGTCGCGGCTTTGAGCGCGAAGCAGGCCGCCGGGCTGCAACGCTTCCGGGACAACCCATATTTCACCGACTGCCGAGCCACTGGCACGATCGCTGCCCTCGACCTGCGCACCGGTTCCGCCGGCTATCTCGCCGAGATTGGTCCGAAACTGCGCGCGTTCTTCCTCGAGCGCGGCCTGCTTGTTCGTCCGCTCGGCAATGTCCTCTATCTTCTCCCGCCCTATTGCATCACCGGCGGCGAGTTGGACGCACTCTACGACGCGATCGAGGAGGCCGCCGAACGCTTCGGGTCTAGGCCATGA
- a CDS encoding Transcriptional regulator, LysR family, whose amino-acid sequence MPAPSPITTPFLSAEKGRPARIWSERAHCFPYLHLKAYERRFGASGKHHVGPAELDLIRGRSDRMVG is encoded by the coding sequence ATGCCCGCACCCTCGCCTATCACCACTCCCTTCCTGTCGGCGGAGAAGGGCCGGCCGGCACGTATCTGGAGCGAGCGCGCGCATTGCTTCCCATACCTTCATCTGAAGGCATACGAGCGGCGCTTCGGCGCCTCCGGCAAGCATCACGTCGGCCCGGCCGAGCTTGATCTGATCCGCGGCCGAAGCGATCGCATGGTTGGCTGA
- a CDS encoding dithiobiotin synthetase yields the protein MTKRIVITGTDTGIGKTVFSAGLAGFLNGFYSKPVQSGLDGETDSEVVARLAGLPPGRVLPEVYRLKEPLSPHRSAELDGVAIDVARLSLPDLPGPLVIEGAGGLMVPLNRRTKFIDIFAQWRVPVILCARTKLGTINHTLLSIEALRARSIPLIGIAFIGDEVADTQRTIVEFSGVRQLGRLPHIDPLTSGTLREAMIAGFDLTAIAGGE from the coding sequence ATGACCAAGCGCATCGTCATCACCGGAACAGATACCGGAATCGGCAAGACGGTGTTTTCGGCGGGATTGGCCGGCTTCCTCAACGGCTTCTACTCGAAGCCGGTGCAGTCGGGCCTCGACGGCGAGACCGACAGCGAGGTTGTTGCGCGGCTTGCCGGCCTTCCGCCGGGGCGCGTGCTGCCGGAAGTGTATCGCCTGAAGGAGCCGCTGTCGCCGCATCGTTCGGCCGAACTCGATGGCGTCGCGATAGACGTGGCAAGGCTCTCGCTTCCGGACTTGCCGGGTCCGCTCGTCATCGAAGGTGCCGGGGGACTGATGGTGCCGCTCAATCGGCGCACCAAGTTCATCGACATATTCGCGCAGTGGCGGGTGCCGGTCATCCTGTGCGCCCGTACCAAGCTCGGCACGATCAACCACACCCTGCTGTCGATCGAGGCGCTCAGGGCCCGTTCCATCCCGCTCATCGGCATTGCCTTCATCGGCGACGAGGTGGCCGATACGCAGAGAACAATCGTGGAATTCAGCGGCGTGCGCCAGCTTGGCAGGCTGCCGCACATCGATCCGCTGACGAGCGGGACGCTGAGGGAAGCGATGATTGCCGGCTTCGACCTCACAGCAATCGCGGGAGGCGAATGA
- a CDS encoding 3-oxoacyl-ACP synthase, whose amino-acid sequence MSKSSRILGFGHHTPGRKVANAEIENNLGLEPGWIERRTGIRSRFWATDGDTLSGLATQAGDIALANAGIDRSDIGLLLLATSTPDHLLPPSAPLVAHRLGLTRAGAIDLTGACAGFIYALMFADSFTRLHGKATLVIAANILSRRINPAERASAVLFADAAGAVVIGPCEDPDRGILGASVDSDGSRYGLIQIPAGGSNVPFQSGLDLGQTRMTMIDGREVFARAVDMMTACSKDALAATRAQPQDIDRFVPHQANARIFDAVGRNLGIADEAIVKTIAEYGNSSAATIPLSLSLAHRAAPFRPGEKVLLAAAGAGLSGGALVVGI is encoded by the coding sequence ATGAGCAAGTCGTCGCGCATTCTCGGGTTCGGTCATCATACGCCTGGGCGCAAGGTGGCGAATGCCGAGATCGAGAACAATCTCGGCCTCGAGCCGGGCTGGATCGAAAGGCGTACCGGAATCCGTTCGCGCTTCTGGGCAACGGACGGAGACACGCTGTCCGGCCTTGCCACGCAGGCTGGCGACATCGCGCTGGCGAACGCCGGTATTGACCGCAGCGACATCGGCCTGCTGTTGCTCGCCACCTCGACGCCTGATCACCTTCTGCCGCCGAGCGCACCCCTGGTCGCCCATCGGCTGGGACTGACACGCGCGGGTGCGATCGATCTGACCGGCGCCTGCGCCGGCTTCATCTATGCCCTGATGTTCGCGGACAGCTTCACCCGCCTGCATGGCAAGGCGACCCTTGTGATTGCCGCCAACATCCTCAGCCGTCGCATCAACCCGGCCGAGCGCGCCAGTGCCGTGCTGTTTGCCGATGCCGCCGGCGCCGTGGTGATCGGTCCCTGCGAGGATCCCGACCGGGGCATCCTCGGCGCCTCGGTGGATTCGGACGGCTCGCGCTACGGGCTGATCCAGATCCCGGCGGGCGGAAGCAACGTCCCGTTCCAAAGTGGCCTGGATCTCGGGCAAACCCGAATGACGATGATCGACGGCCGCGAAGTGTTCGCCAGGGCCGTGGACATGATGACTGCATGTTCAAAGGACGCGCTCGCCGCAACCCGAGCGCAGCCGCAGGACATCGATCGGTTCGTGCCGCACCAGGCCAATGCCCGCATTTTCGATGCGGTCGGGCGAAACCTCGGCATCGCCGATGAAGCGATCGTCAAGACGATCGCCGAGTATGGCAACTCTTCCGCCGCGACGATCCCGCTCTCGCTGTCGCTCGCCCATCGGGCGGCGCCGTTCCGGCCGGGGGAGAAGGTTCTTCTGGCGGCCGCGGGTGCGGGTCTTAGCGGCGGTGCGCTCGTCGTTGGAATTTAG
- a CDS encoding 8-amino-7-oxononanoate synthase: MNEALLVRYDASLRGLARKDRLRTLAPRAGLDFSSNDYLGLAASKRLGEAVAAAIARGTPVGATGSRLLRGNSPEHEALEADAAAFFGAERALFFGSGYIANFALLTTLPQKGDLLILDDLAHASMHEGARAGRAEFKLAAHNDIDAVEDAITRWRAEGGMGRIWIAVESLYSMDGDRAPMARLIALADRHEAFLVVDEAHATGIWGPNGRGLAAAFEGRDNTVALHTCGKALGASGALVTGPGTLCDYLVNRCRPFIYATAPSPLMAVAVREALAMLSDEPQRRVQLQERVAFAGRQLAERCGVKPSGSQIQSFVIGDNRRTMAVAAALQTRGFDIRGIRPPTVPEGTSRLRISLTLNVDEADISAMLEALVEVLAST, encoded by the coding sequence ATGAACGAGGCACTTCTTGTCCGGTATGACGCGTCCTTGCGCGGACTGGCGCGCAAGGACCGGCTGCGCACACTTGCACCGCGCGCCGGGCTCGACTTCTCGTCGAACGACTATCTCGGGCTTGCCGCCTCCAAAAGACTTGGCGAAGCGGTGGCGGCGGCGATTGCGCGGGGGACGCCGGTCGGCGCGACCGGATCGCGGTTGTTAAGGGGCAACTCACCGGAGCACGAGGCTCTGGAGGCAGACGCCGCGGCGTTCTTCGGCGCCGAACGCGCGCTGTTCTTCGGCAGCGGCTATATCGCCAACTTCGCTCTGCTGACGACGCTGCCGCAAAAGGGCGACCTCTTGATCCTCGACGACCTTGCTCATGCCAGTATGCATGAGGGGGCCCGCGCTGGCCGCGCCGAGTTCAAGCTCGCCGCGCATAACGACATCGATGCTGTCGAGGATGCGATCACCCGCTGGCGCGCCGAAGGCGGCATGGGCCGCATCTGGATCGCGGTCGAAAGCCTCTACAGCATGGATGGCGACCGCGCCCCGATGGCGCGCCTTATCGCGCTTGCCGATCGGCACGAGGCATTCCTCGTCGTCGACGAGGCGCATGCCACCGGCATCTGGGGACCGAACGGCCGCGGGCTGGCCGCCGCTTTCGAGGGCCGCGACAACACTGTCGCACTTCACACATGCGGCAAGGCGCTCGGCGCGTCCGGCGCACTGGTCACCGGGCCGGGAACGCTATGCGACTATCTCGTCAACCGCTGCCGGCCATTCATCTACGCCACCGCGCCGTCGCCTCTGATGGCGGTGGCAGTGCGCGAAGCGCTGGCCATGCTGTCCGACGAGCCCCAACGCCGTGTCCAGCTGCAGGAGCGCGTAGCCTTCGCGGGCCGCCAATTGGCCGAGCGCTGCGGCGTGAAGCCCAGCGGCTCGCAGATCCAGTCCTTTGTCATCGGCGACAACAGGCGCACCATGGCGGTGGCGGCGGCGCTGCAGACGCGCGGCTTCGACATACGCGGCATTCGTCCGCCGACCGTACCCGAGGGCACATCGCGACTGCGCATTTCGCTGACGCTCAACGTCGACGAAGCCGACATTTCGGCCATGCTCGAGGCGCTCGTCGAGGTGCTGGCCTCGACATGA
- a CDS encoding nodulation protein nodF: MKRLMTIPGGAAKPLSHATESGATGNRVESESGESVSTIGEITTATELTSLGVDSLGLADLLWDVEQAYDIKIDMTRLTPGRISRMSATWWKPSAVCSRRRSDWTGESSLLG; encoded by the coding sequence GTGAAGCGGCTGATGACCATTCCCGGCGGGGCTGCGAAGCCCCTGAGCCACGCGACCGAAAGCGGCGCAACAGGGAACCGCGTCGAATCGGAGAGCGGCGAGAGCGTGTCCACCATCGGCGAAATAACGACTGCCACGGAACTGACCTCGCTCGGAGTCGATTCGCTGGGTCTGGCGGATCTCCTCTGGGATGTGGAGCAGGCCTACGACATCAAGATCGACATGACGCGGCTGACGCCTGGTCGAATCTCAAGAATGTCGGCGACATGGTGGAAGCCGTCCGCGGTTTGCTCGCGAAGGAGGTCTGATTGGACAGGCGAGTCGTCATTACTGGGATAG
- a CDS encoding Transposase Tn3 family protein, with amino-acid sequence MVDTLSPLSDSTRFPVAPLSVAWLRGFAAPPGMVISRFTPSFARAERATSRSMTWRWDQMIREGNATPAWLANDFNANRRHRAVR; translated from the coding sequence ATGGTGGACACGCTCTCGCCGCTCTCCGATTCGACGCGGTTCCCTGTTGCGCCGCTTTCGGTCGCGTGGCTCAGGGGCTTCGCAGCCCCGCCGGGAATGGTCATCAGCCGCTTCACGCCTTCATTCGCGAGAGCCGAGCGGGCAACATCGCGTTCGATGACCTGGAGGTGGGACCAGATGATCCGTGAGGGGAACGCCACGCCGGCCTGGCTCGCCAATGACTTCAATGCCAACCGTCGGCATAGAGCGGTCCGGTAA
- a CDS encoding biotin synthase: MNELSPDLTSDPIGWALPPWTRAEAQALHDAPFNDLLFQAQTVHRQNFDPNKVQLSRLLSIKTGGCPEDCGYCSQSAHHESGLKASKLMEVRRVIMEATKARDAGATRYCMGAAWRNPKARDMDAVVAMVEGVKALGMETCMTLGMLDLEQAARLKQAGLDYYNHNIDTSERYYSEIISTRTFADRLDTLANVRDSGIKVCCGGIVGMGEEPVDRIDMLVTLANLPEHPESVPINMLIPIEGTPLAEAKPIEPIEFVRVIALARIMMPKSHVRLSAGRTAMTDEMQALCFFAGANSIFVGDTLLTADNPGEDKDTLLFQRLGIEPMEIGTQ; encoded by the coding sequence ATGAACGAACTCAGCCCAGACCTGACCTCGGATCCAATCGGTTGGGCGCTTCCCCCTTGGACGCGAGCGGAAGCCCAAGCGCTCCACGACGCGCCATTCAACGACCTTTTGTTTCAGGCGCAGACCGTTCACCGGCAGAATTTCGATCCCAACAAGGTCCAGCTCAGCCGGCTTCTCAGCATCAAGACGGGTGGATGTCCGGAGGATTGCGGCTATTGCAGCCAGTCGGCGCATCACGAAAGCGGATTGAAGGCGTCGAAGCTGATGGAGGTCAGGCGCGTCATCATGGAGGCGACTAAGGCGCGTGACGCCGGCGCCACCCGCTATTGCATGGGCGCCGCCTGGCGCAATCCCAAGGCGCGCGACATGGATGCGGTCGTGGCGATGGTCGAAGGCGTCAAGGCACTCGGCATGGAGACCTGCATGACGCTCGGCATGCTCGATCTTGAGCAGGCCGCTCGTCTGAAACAGGCCGGTCTCGACTACTACAACCACAACATCGACACCTCCGAGCGCTATTACTCAGAGATCATCTCGACCCGCACGTTTGCCGACCGGCTGGATACGCTCGCCAATGTCCGCGACAGCGGCATTAAGGTCTGTTGCGGCGGCATTGTCGGCATGGGCGAAGAGCCGGTGGACCGGATCGACATGCTGGTGACGCTGGCCAACCTGCCGGAGCATCCCGAAAGCGTTCCGATCAACATGCTGATCCCGATCGAGGGCACCCCGCTGGCCGAGGCCAAACCCATCGAGCCGATCGAATTCGTGCGCGTGATCGCGCTGGCCCGCATCATGATGCCGAAGTCGCACGTGCGTCTTTCCGCCGGCCGCACCGCCATGACCGATGAAATGCAGGCGCTGTGCTTTTTTGCCGGCGCCAACTCGATCTTCGTCGGCGACACACTGCTGACGGCGGACAATCCCGGCGAAGACAAGGATACTCTGCTGTTCCAGCGTCTCGGCATCGAGCCGATGGAAATCGGCACGCAATGA
- a CDS encoding Nodulation protein NodE → MRLGNNAASIWKEMREGRSAIRPMVTSALHEMKGTVGTEIKELPQHDIGRNQLVSRTATACSLCLQRVKPCSTPDFPAIREIRIASARQWASAAGAGERSKKPTVTSFWAARSVLAFTLHQGGCRAPLPARSA, encoded by the coding sequence TTGCGGCTAGGCAACAACGCCGCCTCTATCTGGAAAGAGATGCGCGAAGGTCGCTCCGCCATCCGCCCGATGGTCACTTCCGCGCTTCATGAGATGAAGGGGACTGTCGGTACCGAGATCAAGGAGCTGCCCCAGCACGACATCGGCCGCAACCAGCTCGTCTCCAGGACCGCCACAGCTTGCTCGCTGTGCTTGCAGCGCGTGAAGCCATGCAGCACGCCGGACTTTCCTGCGATAAGGGAAATCCGTATCGCTTCGGCGCGACAGTGGGCGTCTGCGGCTGGGGCTGGGGAACGGTCGAAGAAACCTACCGTGACCTCCTTTTGGGCGGCGCGAAGCGTGCTGGCATTTACACTGCACCAAGGGGGTTGCCGAGCGCCGCTGCCAGCCAGGTCAGCATGA
- a CDS encoding aspartate alpha-decarboxylase — protein sequence MRKLVAGKLHGIHVTEANLNYHGSITLDPDHCEAAGILPMEFVEIWNKNSGARISTYVILGERGSRCCILNGAAARTCQPDDPIIVCNSIYLDEAHITSLKPRIVTFDQDNHILDRLSYSVDIDTDGRYSFAILDEADEPLVIPALVSGA from the coding sequence ATGCGAAAACTAGTCGCCGGCAAGCTGCACGGCATCCACGTCACAGAAGCGAACCTCAACTACCATGGTTCGATAACGCTCGACCCCGACCACTGCGAGGCAGCCGGGATCCTGCCGATGGAATTCGTGGAGATATGGAACAAGAATTCCGGTGCGCGGATTTCGACCTATGTCATCCTCGGCGAGCGCGGCTCACGGTGCTGCATCCTCAACGGAGCGGCGGCTCGCACCTGTCAGCCCGACGACCCGATTATCGTCTGCAACTCCATCTACCTGGACGAAGCGCATATCACTTCGCTGAAGCCGCGCATCGTCACGTTCGACCAGGATAACCACATACTCGACCGCCTGAGCTACTCCGTCGATATTGACACAGACGGCCGTTACAGTTTCGCCATTCTTGACGAGGCGGATGAGCCTTTGGTCATTCCTGCCCTGGTCTCCGGGGCGTGA
- a CDS encoding nicotinate-nucleotide pyrophosphorylase, whose translation MTSLAPLPQIIMEPIVRSALLEDLGRAGDITSDAIIPADFKATLALNARQAGVVAGLDLVMFAFLLVDPGISIQLRCPEGGKVSAGQTIAIVNGPARSLLTAERTALNFLCKLSGIATATATLVNAVRGHNAKIVCTRKTTPGLRVLEKYAVRAGGGANHRFALDDAVLIKDNHIAIAGDIRTAIERARRAIGHMVKIEVEVDRLDQLEIALTAGVDAVLLDNMSVEDLAQAVAMVGGRAITEASGRVTRASAPAIAATGVDLISVGWLTHSAPILDIGLDMPADRNCNRHLN comes from the coding sequence ATGACTTCACTTGCACCACTTCCCCAGATCATCATGGAGCCCATCGTGCGTTCTGCCCTGCTTGAAGACCTGGGCAGAGCCGGCGACATCACGAGCGATGCGATCATCCCCGCCGATTTCAAAGCGACGCTGGCGTTGAATGCCCGGCAGGCAGGCGTTGTTGCCGGGCTCGACTTGGTCATGTTTGCCTTCCTGCTGGTCGATCCCGGGATCAGCATCCAGCTGCGGTGTCCTGAGGGCGGCAAGGTCTCGGCCGGCCAGACCATCGCGATCGTAAACGGGCCGGCGCGCAGCCTGCTGACGGCGGAGCGGACGGCGCTCAATTTCTTATGCAAACTCAGCGGCATCGCGACGGCAACGGCTACGCTCGTAAACGCGGTGAGGGGCCATAACGCAAAAATCGTGTGCACACGCAAAACGACGCCCGGCCTGCGTGTCCTGGAAAAGTATGCGGTACGAGCGGGCGGCGGTGCCAATCACCGCTTCGCGCTCGACGACGCCGTGCTGATCAAGGACAACCACATCGCCATTGCCGGCGATATCCGCACCGCAATCGAGCGGGCGCGCCGCGCCATCGGTCACATGGTCAAGATCGAGGTCGAGGTCGACAGGCTGGACCAGTTGGAGATCGCGCTTACAGCGGGCGTCGACGCCGTGCTCCTCGACAACATGTCGGTCGAGGACCTTGCGCAGGCTGTGGCTATGGTCGGTGGCCGCGCGATCACCGAGGCTTCGGGCCGGGTGACGCGGGCGAGCGCCCCGGCAATTGCGGCGACCGGCGTCGACCTCATATCGGTCGGCTGGCTTACCCACAGCGCGCCCATCCTCGACATTGGTCTCGACATGCCGGCCGACCGAAATTGCAACAGGCATCTGAACTGA
- a CDS encoding L-aspartate oxidase has protein sequence MTADIHHIGGAPVIIGAGIAGLMTALHLAPQPVVLLSRTSLGTEGSSILAQGGLAASLGEDDSPDLHLADTLAAGDGLCDEQMARRVVEAAPQAVENLIRLGAPFDRSLDGRLQLGLEAAHSRRRIVHAAGDATGRELFRALLGVARRTRSITIMEGMTALRLVVAEGSIVGLLTVLHGAVFALPTRRVVLATGGIGGLFCDTTNPLSSFGHGLALAACAGAELADLEFVQFHPTALDIARRPMPLVSEAVRGEGAVLIDEHGHRFLADTPGAELASRDVVARAISDQLAAGHGVYLDARHCLGQKFARRFSAIDAICKHAGIDPAVEPIPVRPAAHYHMGGVAVDAEGRTSVSGLWACGEVACTGLHGANRLASNSLTEAVATAAWVAESVAGTSAGWQWPRLPATVPIRPDPSPIRPIVSNALGIVRNGKSLCDTVATLLPISVCETAAADPALVALLMAIAALRREESRGSHFRSDFPGRDPAALPSRLTLCTAFENAVTLRWQASERSR, from the coding sequence ATGACGGCGGACATCCATCACATTGGCGGAGCGCCGGTCATCATCGGCGCTGGTATCGCCGGGCTCATGACGGCGCTACACTTGGCGCCGCAACCAGTCGTCCTTCTGTCAAGGACCTCGCTCGGAACCGAAGGCTCGAGCATTCTAGCCCAGGGCGGGCTCGCAGCGAGTCTGGGGGAGGACGACAGCCCCGACCTGCACCTCGCCGATACGCTTGCTGCCGGCGATGGGCTTTGCGACGAACAAATGGCCAGGCGGGTGGTAGAGGCCGCACCTCAAGCCGTCGAGAATCTCATTCGTCTTGGTGCTCCTTTCGACCGCTCGCTAGACGGGAGGCTGCAGCTGGGCCTGGAAGCGGCGCATTCGCGTCGCCGCATCGTGCACGCCGCCGGCGACGCAACTGGCCGCGAGTTGTTTCGGGCGCTACTCGGCGTGGCGCGGCGAACCCGTTCGATCACGATCATGGAAGGCATGACAGCGCTTCGCTTGGTTGTCGCGGAGGGCAGCATTGTTGGCTTGCTGACTGTCCTGCATGGCGCCGTGTTCGCATTGCCCACACGCCGCGTGGTGCTGGCGACCGGTGGGATAGGCGGCCTGTTTTGCGATACAACCAATCCGCTCTCCTCATTCGGGCACGGCCTGGCGCTGGCAGCCTGTGCTGGAGCGGAACTAGCCGATCTCGAATTCGTGCAATTCCACCCGACGGCCCTCGACATTGCGCGCCGGCCAATGCCGCTTGTCAGCGAAGCAGTGCGTGGCGAAGGCGCGGTGCTGATCGATGAGCACGGCCATCGCTTCCTGGCAGACACGCCCGGGGCAGAACTCGCATCGCGCGATGTGGTCGCGCGGGCGATCTCCGATCAGCTCGCAGCCGGGCATGGCGTCTATCTCGATGCCCGACATTGTCTCGGGCAGAAATTCGCAAGACGCTTTTCGGCAATCGACGCTATTTGCAAGCATGCCGGCATCGATCCGGCGGTGGAACCCATTCCCGTACGGCCCGCTGCTCACTATCACATGGGCGGCGTGGCCGTTGACGCCGAGGGGCGAACTTCCGTTAGCGGCCTGTGGGCCTGTGGCGAAGTCGCATGCACAGGACTGCATGGCGCCAACCGGCTTGCCAGCAACTCGCTGACCGAAGCGGTTGCAACCGCCGCCTGGGTGGCTGAAAGCGTCGCGGGTACCTCTGCGGGTTGGCAGTGGCCTAGGCTTCCGGCAACTGTTCCCATCCGGCCCGACCCTTCACCTATTCGCCCAATTGTGTCCAATGCGCTTGGCATTGTTCGGAATGGGAAATCATTGTGCGACACGGTCGCGACACTGCTGCCGATCTCTGTTTGCGAGACGGCCGCGGCCGATCCGGCCCTGGTGGCATTGTTGATGGCGATCGCCGCCCTTCGGCGCGAGGAGAGCCGCGGCTCCCACTTTCGATCCGATTTCCCCGGGCGCGATCCCGCCGCCCTCCCCTCACGATTGACGCTCTGCACAGCTTTTGAGAATGCCGTCACGCTCAGATGGCAAGCATCCGAACGGAGCCGTTGA
- a CDS encoding nodulation protein E, producing the protein MVIGEGAGMAVLESYEHAAVRGATILAEIAGIGLSGDAFHIVAPSVEGPEAAIRACLADAGLNAEDVDYLNAHGTGTKANDQTETAAIKRVFGDYAYSMSVSSTKSMYAHCLGAASALEMIASVMAIQEGIVPPTANYREPDPDCDLDVTPNVARERKVRVALSNAFAMGGMNAVLAFKQV; encoded by the coding sequence GTGGTGATAGGCGAGGGTGCGGGCATGGCCGTGCTGGAAAGCTATGAGCATGCCGCCGTGCGCGGTGCCACAATCCTTGCCGAGATCGCAGGCATCGGCCTTTCCGGCGACGCCTTCCACATCGTCGCGCCGTCTGTCGAGGGGCCGGAGGCCGCGATCCGCGCTTGCCTTGCCGACGCCGGGCTGAATGCGGAGGACGTGGACTACCTAAACGCCCACGGCACCGGCACCAAGGCCAACGATCAGACTGAGACGGCGGCGATCAAGCGCGTCTTCGGAGACTATGCCTATTCGATGTCTGTCTCGTCCACCAAGTCCATGTACGCGCATTGCCTGGGCGCAGCGAGCGCACTTGAAATGATCGCCTCCGTGATGGCGATCCAGGAGGGCATTGTGCCGCCGACCGCGAACTATCGCGAGCCAGACCCCGATTGCGACCTCGACGTCACGCCCAATGTGGCGCGCGAGCGCAAGGTCCGCGTGGCACTGAGCAACGCTTTCGCCATGGGCGGCATGAACGCAGTTCTGGCGTTCAAGCAAGTGTAG